The stretch of DNA ACCACAAACATTTTTGTGTTTCCAAAGCTTCATCCAACTAGCCCAACTAACGCCTTGCTTTTTCTTGGAAGATTTCCACCAAAATTTGCCTCATAATGCCCTCAAGACCACGAAAAAAGTCTCCATTGGCAGCAAGAAAACTGACATAGCAAAGCTTGGGAGAGCTTGTGCTACTATTAATAGCAAGATTTCCTTACCAACTTTGGACAAGAAATGCCCTTCCCAATGCTAACTTTTCTTCTGCAATTTATCCTTCAAGAAGCCCAAGATGGCCTTTTTGTTTCGACCAATCAAACAAGGTAATCGCAAATAAAGGCTAGAAGCATCAGATTCATTAACTCCCAACTATTGACATATTCTATTTCTAGCATccatgtgacagtcagtagtcccgtgatccgtaaggggaaataccgggtaagctgtgcaatcccacaccgcctggggaaggtcaagtgggatgattctaagactgtgtaggtatgggactacacagttgaatagagcttaaatggattgattggtactacctatatcaacaaggtggatcttgtttttcggtagcccatctcgaaagaactccacagttaagcgtgcttagcctggagcaatttcaaggatgggtgacctcctgggaagttttcccaggatgcgtgtgagtgaggacaaagcacgctgaaaacactcgtgttggtctgtagggtcagtcatcgatccaggaagcagccagagtgtggtgtactcgtgtataagagccattagtccgtgggtgtaagggcccaacggaggcttgaagcggggacgttacaaatggtatcagagccttgacccagccggaagtgtggtcgacgaggacgtcggaccccgtaagggggggtgattgtgacagtcagtagtcccgtgatccgtaaggggaaacaccgggtaagctgtgcaatcccacaccgcctgggaaaggtcaagtgggatgattatgagactgtgtaggtatgggactacacagttgaagagggcttaaatggattgattggtactacctatgtcaacaaggtgcatcttgtttttcggtagcccatcacgaaagaactccacagttaagcgtgcttgacacAGGAGCAATTTCAGATGGGTGACCTCCCGGGAAGTTTTCCccgaagcgtgcgagtgaggacaaagcacgccggaaacactcgtgttggtccgTAGGGTCGACCATCGATCCGAAGCACGgcagtgacgtactcgtgtataagagccattcattccgtgggtgtaagggcccaatggagggttgaagcggggacgttacaaatggtatcagagccttgacccagccggaagtgtggtcgacgaggacgtcggaccccgtaagggggggtgattgtgacagttagtagtcccgtgatccgtaaggggaaataccgggtaagctgtgcaatcccacaccgcctagggaaggtcaagtgggatgattctgagactatgtaggtatgggactacacagttgaagagggcttaaatagattgattggtactacctatatcaacaaggtgcatcttgtttttcggtagcccatctcgaaagaactccacagttaagcgtgcttggcttggagcaattttaggatgggtgacctcctgggaagttttcccaggaagcgtgcgagtgaggacaaaacacgctagaaacactcgtgttggtctgtagggtcagtcatcagtccatgaagcagccagaatggcgtactcgtgtataagagccattcattccgtgggtgtaagggcccaatggaggcttgaagcgggggcgttataaatggtatcagagccttgacccagccggaagtgtggtcgacgaggacgtcggaccccgtaagggggggtgattgtgacgcCGGTAgtccgtgatccgtaaggggaaatgcGGGTAAGgcgtgcaatcccacaccgcctggggaaggtcaagtgggatgattctaagactgtgtaggtatgggactacacagttgaatagagattaaatggattgattggtactacctatatcaacaaggtggatcttgtttttcggtagcccatctcgaaagaactccacagttaagcgtgcttagcctggagcaatttcaaggatgggtgacctcctaggaagttttcccaggatgcgtgtgagtgaggacaaagcacgctgaaaacactcgtgttggtctgtagggtcagtcatcgatccaggaagcagccagagtgtggcgtactcgtgtataagagccattagtccgtgggtgtaagggcccaacggaggcttgaagcggggacgttacaatccATTTTAGTGTTAGTGctgaaaaaaatagaatatttgaCAAAATTTACCACCTGGCCTGAAGCGAGTTCGAACTTTTTTGTAATATCCCAATAAGTCTAATTGTAAGTAATAaggatttataattatattatgggttaatcatgtaataagtgggattatgatcctactaatttagtttaacataaattttaaattcgctataagtgagtaaataaacgtaatttataaataacggagatttatatagcatgtttgaatgtaatatgagctatatgtggaataaaaatattttcaagtatgACGACCTTGGAGACTCGATCGGGGGCCAGAAATATCATAATAGGTTTAATTGATAGAATTGATAGGAATATAGTGATAAAATGATAATATAAGTATTGAGATAATTATGAGTATGTGGGATTTGACTTAGTGCCCTAAAAATGTGAATTTTTTACTGGCTAAGAAATGAtaagataattatgaataataaagttttattaatattattattataatattattcatatatattataagtttataataaaaagaatgaaattgaaagaaaccctcttttcttttcttcgacGAAACCTTGTCATCctctatctatttttttttttatttttaacccGAAACCTAGCGACCTAAGCTCCAGTAGTAGCGGGATAGCAAATCTTTGAAATaagaaagcttaaggtatggtttaatttcgttttaagctAAAAAATGGTTGGTTTTGTATAGGGGTTTcttgaattagaatagttatgaaggttctaACCTTATAGGATTTTTCTTTGTTAGCTATGGGACTAGTTTTgatgtttacttgttgaatttgatgtgattttgagttagaaatcgagtttggaactttttaaagcttagtccaaACGTTAGTGacatttttcatttaagggctcgattttaatttatgttacATAAGAATGGTAGCATTTATAGTATATATGTGCCCTAtaaagtttggagtgatttagataagttttggtagtgtttcggtgagggCGAAATTTGGAATTTTCGTGTTTTAccgttttttaaaatttttaagagatcagaaatcgtatttttgccataacttttcactagggtgtccgttttggatgttctatataccgttttgaAGCTTGTGACGAGCTATAACATATGGTATacattttagagccaaaatataagttttattttagtgtatttgaaCTACGAGATTCGGTAGAATACCCTAGGTTGTCCTTTGCAACTATTAagtagtgttttgggataaataCTTATTGATTTATCATTGTTATGACATAGGGGTCAGGATCATCGACCGTTCTCCAAGCGGGTCGACCAACATACCTGAACCaaaacttgaggtaagaaaagtataatgtaCCACATGGCATGACAGGTTTTGTAATCATTGACTATTTGATTAGATAGTAATAATGCGAATATGACAAACGACTTCACTTGAccatgtgatataatatatatagattttagaCTGTGAAATGGgtttgcctgattaggcaatatGATATATAAGTACACTTGATTAGGTGATATGGTGCCAAGTTATGGCATGGGCTTAGCTTGTCTGATAAGGCAAAGCAGTATACGAATGTTATATTACAAGCAACTCCAAGAGCTCAAGCCTAAAGCCTTAGTAACGTGCATCCTCATTGCTCGCGTAAAGCAAGCATAGGCTTGAAGGCCGAAGCGCGCTAGTGCTCGTTACATTTCCCCCTCCTACTCGGGTAAAGTATTCCGCTCGTTTGCTGTCAGGAATTCAGGTTGGCTAGGCTCGATTTGCACCACCGGGCTTACCCATTTTTTTAGTGGATCATGCCTCCTTTCTTTCTGAGCCCAGCCTTCCATTTCTCTTCGATTTCTTGAACGGATGGGACTTTTCTCTCTCCAACTGGACTAGAATAAAGGAGGGTCGGCCCGACCTGTGATCGTAGTGTAGCCCGATAGCTATTCCTACCCCAACTTAACCAATGGGGTCCGGTAGTTAGGGGTAAGAATGAACAGAAGGCGACTAACCGATCTCTCTTTGAAACCAGATTCCCGGAGATGTTTGATTCGTAGGGCTAGGAATGTTATATTATGACATGagcttgcctaattaggcaatgcGTTATATGTATATTATGAATGTCAGGCTATGATATAAACTTGCTTGAGTAGGTAATGTAATATGTGGATATCGATATTTAGGTTGTGCCTGTGAGGTAACCGTTATAAAGTCATGACTATGAACTGAAACCGTTGTCAGGTTTCCAACTGTCGGCGTACCTTATTAGATACGGGCGGTAGTAATATGAAAATGCCTAGTTATGGCATAGATCGAAACTGTTATTAGGTTTCCAACTGGCGACGTACTTTATTAGATACGGGCGGCAGTAATATGAAAATACCTGGTTATGGCATAGATCGAAACTGATGTTAGGTTTCCAACTGGCAGCGTACCTTATTAGATACAGGTGGCAGTAATATGAAAATGCCTGGTTATGGCATAGATCGAAACCGTTGTTAGGTTTCCAACTGGCGGCGTACCTTATTAAATATGGGCGACAGTAATGTAAAAATGCGTGGTTATGGCATAGATCGAAATTGTTGTTAGGTTTCCTACTGGCGGCGTACCTTATTAGATACGGACGACAGTAATATATGAGTGCTAAGCTATAGTACAGGCTCGTTTGATAGGACGAtacgatatattggtgccaaattgtggcacaggctcacctgattaggtggtgCAGTGATATTATATATGATGTTGTATTATGACACAGGCTTACCTGATTAGGTTATGCAAATATATGAGCATATCTATTTCTACGCATATGGATGGTTAATTACCTATTGTTGAATGTTATGGTATAATCATTTTATGATAATGAAATGTACAATTAGTTATTTATTGTACCCttctttattacttttcttgctgagtctatgtgactcacgggtgctctgtGGTGCAGATAAAGGGCAAGAAAAAGTTAAAGCAGCCATGAGGTGACAGTCTTTTCcaacaatgtacatattgaccccaCCGGCTTGTGTgtcgagttgccaggagttgttttagactggcTTTATCTGTTGTGTATTTTAACTGTGTTTTGCACTGTTATCGCATATAGTCTTTTGTAAACTTTTTATAACAGTGAACCTCGTAAACGCCTTTTTACTGCCGTTATGATGTCcgttgtaaatattttggtttagtcaagtttttagtattatcacggtttttaataattagctAATTctttagtattaaactagttttataAATCACCTGTGGCATTCCTATAGAATAGGGcattacaacttggtatcagagcaactATGGTTTTGGAGGTCTTGAAGATTGGTTGAATATGTACATTTGTTGCGAAGATAAGTCGACTCATGGTATAGTAAGTGTGTATGCTATTTGATATTGCCTTAGCTGCTTAGATAATTAAAGTGTATGCTGGGAAGAAGTAGCATACTGATTATCTATAAtaagaatatgtgtatggtataCGCATATTGATATTGAAGTAACATACTGATTATCTATAAtaagaatatgtgtatggtatacgcatattgatattgatatcaTTTGACGAACCCCTAATATTTCATGTATTTCTATTAGTTTAATTCAACtttatccaatattttagacctagtatTTATTGAATTAGATCGGATCCATCCATTATTTTAGATCCAGTATCTATTAGATtgaattggatccatccaataaaaaaaaagttaaattttaatattaatttgcatatattttttttttttacttataacaacataaaatctaattacttatttaaactaaataaaatattaattagttcgATTGAATGTTGAATGTATTTAATTTTTGGACATCCCATCCACTATTCGAttcgatccaattggatattcaaaaatagCATTCAATCTTATCAAATCACAATGAGATATTTAATGTTTGGCGGTCAGTTGTAACTAGACTAATCGGTTatcattggattggattgattcATGCACACTCCTAAAAATAAAGACAATAGGAGCACATTTTACACACTTCTTTAGAATTCAGAAATTCAAAAAAGATTACTCTCCCTATTCTCTAACATAGCTACCAATTATAGCCTCTCTAGAATTTTGAACCACATAGTGGTTGTAATATGGCCCACTCTATTCGGTTACAAAATCTAAATCTCtatggaagactgtgaagatcCATATTTAGTAATTGATCATATGCTTTGACAGAAAGGAACACAGGTTAAATTATTGAACGGGAGAAGTCATATCCCGCTGTGCAACACTCTGTTAGTGTATTCTGTACTCAATTTGTGATATAGATGTCATAAGAAATTGATGTTTATGTTAAATGTTAATttgcatgaaaaataaattgatCTAGTTAAGCATGTACTCCCAACAAGAATCCCTCAAATCTGAACATGAATAAAGATAGTCATACTAGTGACACAAACATGCTTTGAGTCAATTAAGATTCTCCCAAAAAGAAACAAGAATAGAATCTCCTATCATGAATAAATAAAGCCCTACTACCATAAAAATAGCAAGTTTATGCAGCTACaccatgaaaataaaaataaacattaaaaacaaaatatagcaaataaaaataacacactAAAAAGATTATCACCACTGAAGATCCAATCCAGAGCTAAAGAGCAACTAAAATTTCCGAAACACAAtctaaagaaaaaaagatagaGAAGAAAAATCACTCAGACACAAAAATAGCAACCTTAATGAAATCAAATATAGTGTGAAAATCAAGAAGACCCGACCAGAACCACGTCGTAAGACCAAGAAACAGCTGGCAAGCCCTGGTTAGGCAAAAAACTCAAGCGACGGCTAAGAACTTCTAAAgaaaaaccctaattatttatttgattagtAATTAATCATCAACATTATACCAAGATTTGGTACAATAATAATATTGCACTGGAGAAGAGGACTTTGGTGTTATATGGTACATTAGAGCCTTCTCAAGGCATGTACTTGTACCTTTCAGTTACCAAAAATGCTAGAGAActgtatgaaaaaaaaaaaacactaacacTAGATTGTTCCAAAAGATAATGAAGACCTGGCAGATGGAAAATCAGTCAGTAATAGTGCGAGCCAGTATCATAAACACGGCCACCGGGATAAGGACCTCTAGACTCAAAACCATGGTCTCTACCGCTGCCTCCAAGAAATCGAGCCCTCTCTCTGTAGGAATCGTATCGCTCATTATTATCAAAGCCTCTGTGTCCATCTgctgcagcagcagcagcagctgaGGCTGGGAATTCATTGTAAGCCCGAGGATCATTGGGTCCAATGCTGCTATTTGGGTAACAATCTACCACACCTTGCTGGTATTGCTGTTGTCGTATGCATGATTCCCTCCGAAGGAACTCATCTCTACGGTTGGCATGCCTAGCTCGAAGTGCTGCTAATTGCTCTTCATACTGACCATTAATTGCATTAATTTTCTGATcacaaaaaataagaaagagaaGGAAACATCACACTTTCACTTTATTTAGAAAGAACAGCAAAATAGTCAAATAACAGTTGATTAATAAATCTTTGTGCCAATTAATGAAAGTAAAATAATTTACCTTAAGTAAAAACTGAACAAAAACCGAAACTTCTATTTCCAAATGAATATGATTTATCTTATCCTCTAAAAGACAGAATTTTCAACATCAATATCTAATACAAACAAAGGAAAATGATATTATATTTCTAGGTATAGATATAAAAGCAAACCTCTCTGTGTCTATTGTTTTCTGCATCCTCTGCATCGTTTTGTTCCTTGGCTAGTTTCATAATATCATCAAGGAATATTTGTTCAAGACCTTGGAACGTTTGTGAGGAAGGAGGGTCTTCATATCCCACTTCCATGTCTTCGTTGTGTGGTTGAGACCTTGTATCACTGTTGCTTTGTTTCTCTGAGGCCATCTTCATATCATTCCTCTGACCCTGAAAGTATGGTCTAGCTGAATCACCGCCTTGACCTACATAACAAACACGAACTTGACCATAAAAACAAGAATAAAAAAACAGTGATAATTGGTCAATCTCGACTAGTTGTTAAGTACAAAACTTAATTCACTAACGTGGCGTTTAGTTAGAAGGAATGAAAATACAGGAATGAAAAtgagaatgggaatgagaataggaatggaataaaagttaaaatgcataaaaaaattattaaatttttttacatcatgcattggaatggtctttcctttcatttcaaaatggaattgTCATTTTACCAAAATGGTAGAAAGGTCATTCCATTAGAATGAAATTCCAACACTTtaatatgcaaccaaacaaaagaatggaatgaaaattgtttcctttcctttccattccatttcattacctccaacgaAACGCCACCTAAAGGCTTATTTGGTACACCGTGTTGTATTGCATAGTATTGTATAGTATTGTGTTGGATTAGATTGTATTAGtaatatttaatacaatactatcTTTGATATTAACTTGTATTAATAGGTTGTGTAAAATTATACTATCTTTACCATAAACTCGATCCCCGAACCCGGATCCCATCTCCAGCCATGGACTTGGACCCTATCCCCATACCTTGACCTTAGACCCGAGGTCAGGGTCCGAGGCCAAGGCTTGTGCTAGGGACTGAGTTGTAGttcggtctgggtctaggtcaggagtcaaggtctgggtctggcgctgggtttaggtccaaggttcgagtttgggtccaggtcagaGTCCAGGTCTGGGGTCGGGATTTGGATTCCAACCACAGACCCtttctaaatattataatacatgcTAATACAGATCATTTGATATACAATAATAGGATTCACATTGTATTAGAATTTATGATCGTAACAATTAATACAATATAAAGTTTTATCCAACCATATTGTTCCttgttatttaatacaataagaCCTTTATGTGGTCTACTAAACAAGCCCTAAAGGAAttgtgattttatttatttattatttattttataaagggGTTATGTTTCTCAAAACACCAAAGGTACGTTTGGTAACGGGTTAATAAATGGaattgaaataaattaattttcattctattctattctttgtttagttttattttaaatattttatcataACAAACAAGCACTAATACAGTATTGTGTGATCAGAAAATCTTATACTCtaggaaagaataaaagtaaaTCACTAATCACAGATCCTaaaatatatacacattaatTCTAATATCTCTACAGTCTCCCACAATCTGTGTTGTACCAGCTTCTAGGCATGTGGGCAATCTGTTTCCTAAATTAGGGTCTATTGGAGTATCTGCTGGTTTAGTACCAAACATTCTAGTTTCATTCAGAAGGTCTATGATATACTTCCATTGAGAGAGATATAACAATTTCCTCTTTAGATCGAGCTATGTCTATCTATCCCAAGAAAGTACTTGAGCCATTCTAGATCTTTGATTTCAAATTCAGATGAGGTTTGAAATCTCACCTGAACAATCTCCAGTTAGGATTATGTAATCAAGAGACAATGAGAAATGCCAATCTTCCCTATTGAAGGGATCTTCACAAACAAGGCCTTAAGTTTATAACTGACTTTGTAAACCTATCGAACCATGAACGAGGTTGACTGCTTCATGCCATAGAGGAATTTTCGTAGTTTGCATACCAATCGATCAATGGAGGTTTACTTCAAACCTGGTGGATTT from Cannabis sativa cultivar Pink pepper isolate KNU-18-1 chromosome 2, ASM2916894v1, whole genome shotgun sequence encodes:
- the LOC133034691 gene encoding uncharacterized protein LOC133034691, which codes for MWIVQCWERGTSRVYLSSCLVEFMMRRQGQYADSGVNSYVAPQMHHASGQMIDNNSAQFEGRLEAFTPERDNPYLAPKTEGQWRWERDGSRMSNSLNSQMFSEGQGGDSARPYFQGQRNDMKMASEKQSNSDTRSQPHNEDMEVGYEDPPSSQTFQGLEQIFLDDIMKLAKEQNDAEDAENNRHREKINAINGQYEEQLAALRARHANRRDEFLRRESCIRQQQYQQGVVDCYPNSSIGPNDPRAYNEFPASAAAAAAADGHRGFDNNERYDSYRERARFLGGSGRDHGFESRGPYPGGRVYDTGSHYY